One genomic window of Salvia miltiorrhiza cultivar Shanhuang (shh) chromosome 4, IMPLAD_Smil_shh, whole genome shotgun sequence includes the following:
- the LOC131022046 gene encoding protein transport Sec1a-like has product MSFSDSECSQGAEYKTLRLVSRDRLLYEMLQDAKAGGTRSSWKVLIMDKVTVKVMSHSCKMADITDQDVSLVEELFKRREPMPSMDVIYFMQPARENLVMFLSDMSGREPLYRKAYIYFSTPVPKDLVSHIKSDSSVMPRIGALREMNLEYFPIDTQAFTTDQENALRELFGAENTSRADACLNLMATRLATVFASLKEFPFVRYKASKGGDGDNGNGRELIPKKLAEAVWKNITTYRSSIPKFPTAETCELLIVDRSIDQIAPIIHEWTYDAMCHDLLDLEGNKYVHEIPSKSGGEPEKKEVLLEDNDALWVELRHAHIAEASERLSEKMTNFVAKNKAAQLQQRDGSELSTRDIQKMVQALPQYNEQMEKLSIHVAIAGKLNTLIRDLDLRDLGQLEQDLVFGDAGTKEVITYLRSNQDGSTENKLRLLMIYCGVSPEKFEGDKADKLMQLAKLSEADMQSVKNMKLIEATDSRKTSGGTFSLKFDSAKKKNAERKDRAGDEEEGWALSRFYPKLEELIEQLGKGDLPKDEYQCVNTASDSSSGGSKIPPTKPSQSTTAPHSMRSRRTAQWAKSRTSDDGYSSDSVLKTANTDYKKMGQRIFVFIIGGATRSELRVCHKLTTKLRREVVLGTTSLDDPPQYITKLKLLSEKGLPMDNNNIFF; this is encoded by the exons ATGTCCTTCTCGGATTCCGAGTGCTCCCAGGGCGCAGAGTACAAGACGCTCCGCCTCGTCAGCCGCGATC GATTATTGTATGAAATGCTCCAAGATGCTAAAGCAGGAGGTACGAGATCATCATGGAAG GTACTCATCATGGACAAAGTTACTGTAAAAGTGATGTCTCATTCATGTAAAATGGCAGATATCACAGACCAAGATGTTTCAT TGGTGGAAGAACTTTTTAAAAGGAGAGAGCCTATGCCTTCAATGGATGTAATATACTTCATGCAGCCTGCCAGGGAGAA CCTCGTCATGTTCTTGTCTGACATGTCAGGAAGAGAACCATTATATAGGAA AGCATATATATACTTTAGTACACCTGTACCGAAAGACCTAGTGTCTCACATCAAGAGTGATAGTAGTGTTATGCCACGTATTGGTGCCCTAAGAGAG ATGAATTTGGAGTACTTTCCCATAGATACTCAG GCATTCACAACTGATCAAGAAAATGCACTTCGAGAACTCTTTGGTGCTGAGAATACTAGCAGGGCTGACGCATGTTTGAATCTAATGGCCACGAGACTTGCTACTGTTTTTGCTTCATTAAAG GAATTTCCTTTTGTGAGGTATAAAGCTTCCAAGGGAGGGGATGGCGACAATGGAAATGGTCGAGAGTTAATTCCCAAGAAGCTTGCTGAAGCAGTTTGGAAGAACATCACAACTTATAGATCTTCCATTCCCAAGTTTCCAACAGCGGAAACTTGTGAATTACTTATAGTGGATAGATCGATTGATCAG ATAGCTCCCATCATTCATGAATGGACGTATGATGCTATGTGTCATGATTTACTAGACCTGGAAGGAAATAAATATGTACACGAG ATTCCTAGCAAATCAGGTGGTGAGCCTGAAAAAAAAGAAGTCCTCTTGGAAGATAATGATGCTCTCTGGGTTGAGCTCAGGCATGCTCACATCGCAGAG GCTAGTGAACGGTTGAGTGAGAAGATGACGAACTTTGTTGCTAAAAACAAAGCAGCTCAATTACAACAGAG AGATGGTAGTGAGTTGTCCACAAGAGACATACAGAAAATGGTTCAAGCTTTGCCACAATATAATGAACAGATGGAGAAACTCTCAATCCATGTTGCG ATTGCTGGGAAACTCAATACACTTATCAGAGATTTGGATCTTCGGGACCTTGGACAACTGGAGCAGGATCTTGTATTTGGTGATGCAGGAACGAAGGAAGTTATCACTTATCTGAGATCGAACCAG GATGGATCAACCGAGAATAAGTTGAGGCTTTTGATGATATATTGTGGTGTCAGCCCAGAGAAATTTGAGGGTGACAAAGCAGACAAACTCATGCAG TTGGCAAAATTATCAGAAGCGGACATGCAAAGTGtcaaaaatatgaaattaattgaGGCAACAGATTCCAGAAAGACTTCAGGGGGTACTTTCTCCCTTAAATTTGATTCAGCAAAG AAAAAAAATGCAGAAAGAAAAGATCGAGCTGGAGATGAAGAGGAGGGGTGGGCACTATCTCGGTTTTATCCCAAGTTAGAG GAGTTAATTGAGCAGTTGGGTAAAGGAGATTTGCCAAAAGACGAGTACCAATGCGTGAACACTGCCAGCGACTCGAGTAGTGGAGGCTCAAAGATTCCACCAACTAAACCAAGCCAATCTACTACTGCTCCCCATTCTATGAGATCAAGACGGACCGCACAGTGGGCCAAATCTCGTACTTCTGATGATGGATATTCAAG TGATTCAGTCCTGAAAACTGCCAACACTGATTACAAAAAGATGGGACAACGCATCTTTGTGTTCATAATCGGTGGAGCAACGAGATCCGAG CTTAGGGTTTGCCATAAACTTACAACCAAATTAAGAAGAGAAGTAGTCCTTGGAACAACTAGCCTTGATGATCCACCTCAATATATTACG AAACTTAAGCTATTGTCAGAAAAGGGGCTTCCAATGGATaacaataacatatttttctga
- the LOC131022047 gene encoding uncharacterized protein LOC131022047 produces MDAVLSIFAFSGIVGAVIAFVVFSAYSRKRKSEIQSITRPENLNPNPKPASKPSAAKKPQHKSHSHSHAADKDANKKHHHLDLNTLKGHGDAVTGLSFSPDGRSLATACGDGVVRIFRLDDASSKSFKFLRINLPAGGHPKAVSFAGDASSIVVASQALSGSSLYMYEEEKPKTIGDQKQQSKLPLPEIKWEHHKVHDKRAIITLVGAKATYGSADGSTIILSCSEGTDIILWHGKTGKSLGNVDTNQLKNTMATISPNGRFIAAAAFTADVKVWEVVYSKDGSVKEILKAMQLKGHKSAVTWLCFSPNSEQIITASKDGTIRIWNINVRYHLDEDPKTLKVFPIPLHDENGTTLHYDLLSLSPDGKILAATHGSTLQWLCAETGQVLDIAEKAHDGDITDMAWAPVTILMDNKQTVVLATASNDKKVKLWEAPTLNPS; encoded by the exons ATGGACGCAGTTCTCTCGATTTTCGCATTCTCAGGGATCGTCGGCGCCGTGATCGCGTTCGTGGTATTCAGTGCTTATTCCCGGAAGAGAAAATCGGAAATTCAGTCCATCACCCGACCCGAGAACCTCAACCCGAACCCGAAGCCCGCTTCGAAGCCCTCGGCTGCCAAGAAGCCTCAGCACAAATCTCATTCCCATTCTCATGCAGCCGATAAA GATGCTAATAAGAAGCATCATCACTTGGATTTGAATACTTTGAAAGGGCACGGCGATGCTGTCACCGGCCTTAGTTTCTCGCCCGATGGCCGTAGTTTAGCGACTG CTTGTGGAGATGGTGTTGTTAGGATTTTCAGGCTGGACGATGCTTCAAGCAAAAGTTTCAA GTTCCTGAGGATTAATTTACCTGCGGGAGGCCATCCGAAGGCAGTTTCTTTTGCTGGTGATGCATCTTCTATTGTTGTGGCTTCCCAGGCACTCTCAGGGTCATCTCTATACATGTATGAAGAAGAAAAACCCAAAACAATTGGAGACCAGAAGCAACAGAGCAAGCTCCCTCTCCCTGAAATCAAATGGGAACATCATAAAGTTCATGACAAGAGAGCCATCATAACATTGGTTGGGGCCAAGGCAACTTATGGCAGCGCTGATGGGAGTACTATCATTTTGTCATGCTCAGAAG GCACTGATATTATACTCTGGCATGGGAAAACTGGGAAATCATTGGGTAACGTTGATACAAATCAGCTTAAAAATACAATGGCTACTATATCACCAAATGGCCGTTTTATTGCAGCAGCTGCCTTTACTGCTGATGTGAAG GTTTGGGAAGTTGTGTATTCAAAAGATGGCTCAGTGAAGGAGATTTTGAAAGCTATGCAACTTAAAGGTCACAAG AGTGCAGTAACATGGTTATGCTTCAGTCCTAATTCAGAACAGATCATCACAGCTTCCAAGGATGGTACAATAAGAATATGGAATATCAATG TTCGATATCATCTAGATGAAGATCCCAAGACTTTGAAGGTGTTTCCTATTCCACTTCATGATGAAAATGGCACTACTCTACACTATGATCTTCTCAGTTTGTCTCCTGATGGCAAGATACTGGCAGCAACCCATGGTTCAACACTGCAGTGGCTATGCGCTGAGACAGGACAGGTTTTGGACATTGCTGAAAAAGCCCATGATG GTGATATCACAGATATGGCTTGGGCGCCTGTCACCATTCTAATGG ATAATAAACAAACAGTTGTTCTAGCAACAGCCAGCAATGACAAGAAAGTGAAGCTGTGGGAAGCTCCCACACTTAATCCTTCATGA
- the LOC131022048 gene encoding peptidyl-prolyl cis-trans isomerase FKBP53-like, with protein MAFWGVEVRPGQPITHSCEKARGRLRISQATLGFGESLKSSVVQCNVGNKSPVLLCVLLPGRVESSHVELEFEEADDVIFSVVGPRSVYLSGYYIRQNGRSNSRSDTESYGVDIEHSPTDRSNYNSDDDDGYEDSFINDDELQVSSPGSHIFYSKGMDEVMPEKNKSKSKKGRSKLRRKKQWMIESDNDVSSPQKEDEAGEMDDESKRDAKCDVGESDDEAKDDDIYGSETKQEVDPLDISDKTERVTQQPSLDEEGIEVNEMQSLDQEKPTKKRKECLLTERTSEVQTDNEDPSVPRECKENEAEASSDLMGVGGDHLMRALELDSANGQKSKKRRSELLGGELTEGTDEKYHNISEDLFDQGSLHTDNVTKHLPAANGDGEQKQKQEETSMEKCGVECHNVQSDDEVMQDVLAERKSDYLPAEIMQEVCVDSKKDDLPAEVMQEEHIDRKIDDLPAEVMKEEHAERKSDDLPASNEDNKEGQIDRNISTKSELLVNDSQPDKIKKKKKKKKTKDKKDLNMSATQMSDNQDAETETETESTKIVALDTRTLSSGLTIKELRSGPPGGKVAALGKKIKIYYSGMLMETGHVYDSNVGKSAFKFVLGDEEYIDGWNVGIDGMCVGDKRRLIIPPSMGYGDVQVGENIPPNSWLIYDIELVRVYG; from the exons ATGGCTTTCTGGG GCGTGGAGGTGCGGCCTGGGCAGCCGATAACGCATTCCTGTGAGAAGGCAAGAGGAAGACTTCGGATTTCGCAG GCGACATTGGGATTTGGCGAGTCTTTAAAGAGCTCTGTCGTACAGTGTAATGTGGGTAATAAAAGCCCGGTTCTGCTCTGCGTGCTGCTACCAGGCCGAGTGGAGTCATCCCATGTAGAATTGGAATTTGAGGAGGCGGATGATGTGATTTTTTCTGTTGTTGGTCCACGAAGTGTGTACCTCAGTGGCTATTATATCCGTCAAAATGGGCGGTCAAATAGTCGAAGTGATAC AGAGTCGTATGGTGTGGATATTGAACACTCCCCCACAGATCGATCTAATTACAatagtgatgatgatgatggatATGAGGACAGTTTCATTAATGATGACGAATTACAAGTTTCTTCACCAGGGTCCCATATTTTTTATAGCAAAG GAATGGATGAGGTTATGCCAGAAAAAAATAAGTCGAAGAGCAAAAAGGGTCGAAGTAAACTACGTAGGAAAAAACAATGGATGATTGAATCAGATAATGATGTGAGTTCACCCCAAAAGGAAGATGAGGCTGGAGAAATGGATGATGAGAGTAAAAGAGATGCAAAATGTGACGTTGGAGAATCGGATGATGAGGCAAAAGATGATGATATATATGGTAGTGAAACAAAGCAAGAAGTTGATCCTCTAGATATCAGTGACAAAACAGAAAG ggtGACACAACAGCCATCATTGGATGAAGAAGGGATAGAGGTTAATGAGATGCAGTCTCTTGATCA GGAAAAGCccacaaaaaaaagaaaagaatgccTTCTGACAGAGAGAACCAGTGAAGTTCAGACCGATAATGAGGATCCTAGTGTTCCCAGAGAGTGTAAAGAGAATGAAGCTGAGGCCTCATCTGATCT CATGGGAGTTGGTGGAGATCATTTGATGAGAGCTCTAGAATTGGACTCTGCAAATGGCCAAAAATCAAAAAAGAGACGGAGTGAACTGTTGGGAGGAGAACTTACAGAAGGAACTGATGAAAAATATCACAATATTAGTGAAGATTTATTTGATCAAGGTTCACTACATACTGACAATGTCACAAAACATCTGCCAGCTGCAAATGGAGACGGTGAACAGAAACAGAAGCAAGAAGAAACCAGTATGGAAAAATGTGGCGTGGAATGTCACAATGTGCAGAGTGATGATGAAGTCATGCAAGACGTACTTGCTGAAAGAAAATCAGACTATCTGCCGGCTGAAATCATGCAAGAAGTATGTGTTGACAGTAAAAAAGATGATCTGCCTGCTGAAGTCATGCAAGAAGAACACATTGACAGAAAAATAGATGATCTTCCGGCTGAAGTCATGAAAGAAGAACATGCTGAAAGAAAATCAGATGATCTGCCAGCATCAAATGAAGACAATAAAGAGGGCCAGATTGATAG AAATATTAGCACAAAATCTGAGTTACTAGTTAATGACAGTCAACCTGATAAGatcaagaaaaagaagaagaagaagaagactaAAGACAAGAAAGATTTGAACATGAGTGCCACTCAAATGTCAGATAATCAAGACGCTGAGACTGAGACGGAGACTGAGAGCACTAAAATAGTGGCACTCGATACGAGGACCTTATCAAGTGGGTTGACTATTAAAGAGTTGAGAAGTGGACCACCAGGTGGGAAAGTGGCTGCTCTGGGCAAAAAG ATCAAAATCTATTACAGTGGTATGTTGATGGAGACTGGGCATGTTTACGACTCAAATGTGGGTAAATCTGCCTTCAAGTTTGTGTTAG GTGATGAAGAATATATTGACGGATGGAATGTTGGTATTGATG GTATGTGTGTTGGTGATAAAAGGAGGTTAATCATTCCACCTTCAATGGG TTATGGAGATGTTCAAGTAGGAGAAAATATTCCGCCAAACTCATGGCTTATCTACGACATTGAGTTGGTGAGAGTGTATGGCTAA
- the LOC131022049 gene encoding ATP-dependent DNA helicase 2 subunit KU80 isoform X1 produces MARNKEGLVLVIEVGPSMHGVLPEVEKVCCLLAQKKLIYGKYDEVGVVAFGTTGTKNDLTVEVGGYENVTVLRDIKVVDGDLVDVLHQLPRGGAPGDFLDAVVVGMDMMIKKYKETNKGKKRLCLITNAVTPTRNPYEGTKEDQVKTVAAQMMTHGMKMDCVVVRAQKDWDVDKKIVEENDFLLGLLSNKSSSKVYVGNATSLLGALRTRNISPVTTYRGDFELSSIMKIKVWVYKKTCEEKFPTLKKYSDKAPPTDKFASHEIKVDYEYRSIEDPKRVVPPEQRIKGYSYGPQVVPISSAEWDAVKFKPEKGVRLLGFTDASNIMRHYYMKDVNLLIAEPGNMKAVLAISALARAMKEMNKVAIVRCVWRQGQTNVVIGVLTPNVSEKDNVPDSFYFNVLPFAEDVREFQFPSFSNLPSSMQPNKQQQEATDKLVQMLDLAPAGKEEILPPNLTPNPVLERFYRSLELKSKDPSANVPPIDETLRRITEPDPELLHQNTAVIEEFRRSFELKENPKLKKSSRRIREKPTGSSEEGEGIAAAGQAMDATEHMSTVKVEKLGDSNPVQEFEAMMSRRDGPNWVSKAFQSMKDKIFNLLENSIGGDTYQKSLECLVALRKGCILEQEPKQFNDFLRHLIKFCQELHLDSFCDILASNNVMLISKSEAPESSDIPETETPVFPPKKEPKADDH; encoded by the exons ATGGCTCGAAATAAG GAAGGTCTGGTGCTGGTGATTGAAGTTGGTCCGTCGATGCATGGCGTGCTGCCGGAAGTTGAAAAAGTTTGTTGTCTGCTTGCGCAGAAGAAg CTGATTTATGGCAAGTATGATGAAGTGGGGGTTGTGGCATTTGGCACTACAG GTACTAAAAATGACTTGACAGTGGAAGTGGGCGGGTACGAGAATGTGACCGTTTTGAGGGATATTAAGGTTGTTGATGGAGATCTTGTGGATGTTCTACATCAACTTCCTCGAGGAGGTGCACCTGGAGATT TTCTTGATGCTGTTGTTGTTGGGATGGATATGATGATAAAGAAGTATAAGGAAACTAACAAGGGAAAGAAGCGTTTATGTCTCATAACGAATGCAGTTACTCCAACCAGAAACCCATACGAGGGAACCAAGGAGGATCAAGTAAAAACAGTTGCAGCACAGATGATGACACATGGCATGAAGATGGATTGTGTTGTTGTTAGAGCCCAAAAGGATTGGGATGTGGACAAGAAGATTGTGGAAGAGAATGATTTCCTTTTAGGTCTGCTTTCCAACAAATCTTCTTCAAAGGTGTATGTCGGGAATGCAACTTCCTTGTTAGGTGCACTAAGAACTCGTAATATATCGCCAGTGACTACATACAGGGGTGATTTTGAGCTGAGCTCTATAATGAAGATCAAG GTATGGGTCTACAAGAAAACATGTGAAGAGAAGTTTCCCACTTTGAAAAAGTATTCTGATAAAGCGCCTCCAACAGATAAATTTGCCTCACATGAAATTAAGGTTGATTACGAATACCGAAGTATTGAAGATCCTAAGAGAGTTGTTCCACCAGAACAAAGGATCAAAGGTTACAGCTACGGTCCTCAAGTAGTACCTATATCATCTGCTGAGTGGGATGCTGTGAAGTTCAAACCAGAGAAGGGTGTGAGACTTTTAGGCTTTACGGATGCTTCAAATATCATGAG ACATTATTATATGAAAGACGTAAACCTCCTCATTGCTGAACCTGGAAATATGAAGGCCGTTCTTGCAATTTCAGCATTAGCAAGagcaatgaaagaaatgaacAAAGTAGCTATAGTCCGCTGTGTGTGGAGACAGGGGCAGACGAATGTTGTTATAGGGGTTCTAACTCCTAATGTATCAGAGAAAGATAATGTC CCAGATTCATTTTACTTCAACGTACTTCCTTTTGCGGAGGATGTGAGAGAGTTCCAGTTTCCATCGTTTAGCAATCTCCCATCATCAATGCAGCCAAATAAACAGCAGCAAGAGGCTACAGATAAGTTGGTACAAATGCTCGATCTTGCTCCAGCTGGCAAAGAGGAAATTTTGCCACCCAATCTCACACCTAATCCTGTTCTTGAG CGCTTTTACCGCTCTCTTGAGTTGAAATCTAAGGACCCAAGTGCTAATGTCCCTCCGATTGATGAGACCCTCAGAAGGATAACGGAGCCTGATCCCGAACTTCTTCATCAAAACACAGCCGTGATTGAGGAATTCCGCAGGTCCTTTGAACTCAAAGAAAACCCAAAG CTGAAAAAATCATCCCGAAGAATAAGAGAAAAACCAACTGGATCGAGTGAAGAAGGAGAAGGAATTGCTGCTGCTGGCCAAGCAATGGATGCTACTGAGCACATGTCTACAGTCAAAGTCGAGAAACTAGGAGATTCAAATCCTGTTCAAGAATTTGAAGCCATGATGTCTCGTAGAGATGGTCCAAACTGGGTTAGTAAAGCTTTCCAGAGTATGAAGGATAAGATATTTAATCTATTAGAGAACTCCATTGGAGGAGACACGTATCAGAAAAGTCTCGAGTGCTTAGTTGCTCTCCGCAAAGGTTGCATTCTCGAGCAG GAACCAAAACAGTTCAATGATTTTTTGCGCCATCTCATCAAATTCTGCCAGGAGTTACACCTAGACAGCTTTTGTGATATTTTAGCATCAAACAATGTGATGCTAATAAGCAAGAGTGAAGCACCTGAGAG CAGCGACATTCCAGAAACTGAAACGCCGGTCTTTCCACCAAAGAAGGAGCCAAAAGCTGATGATCATTGA
- the LOC131022049 gene encoding ATP-dependent DNA helicase 2 subunit KU80 isoform X2 — protein sequence MARNKEGLVLVIEVGPSMHGVLPEVEKVCCLLAQKKLIYGKYDEVGVVAFGTTGTKNDLTVEVGGYENVTVLRDIKVVDGDLVDVLHQLPRGGAPGDFLDAVVVGMDMMIKKYKETNKGKKRLCLITNAVTPTRNPYEGTKEDQVKTVAAQMMTHGMKMDCVVVRAQKDWDVDKKIVEENDFLLGLLSNKSSSKVYVGNATSLLGALRTRNISPVTTYRGDFELSSIMKIKVWVYKKTCEEKFPTLKKYSDKAPPTDKFASHEIKVDYEYRSIEDPKRVVPPEQRIKGYSYGPQVVPISSAEWDAVKFKPEKGVRLLGFTDASNIMRHYYMKDVNLLIAEPGNMKAVLAISALARAMKEMNKVAIVRCVWRQGQTNVVIGVLTPNVSEKDNVPDSFYFNVLPFAEDVREFQFPSFSNLPSSMQPNKQQQEATDKLVQMLDLAPAGKEEILPPNLTPNPVLERFYRSLELKSKDPSANVPPIDETLRRITEPDPELLHQNTAVIEEFRRSFELKENPKLKKSSRRIREKPTGSSEEGEGIAAAGQAMDATEHMSTVKVEKLGDSNPVQEFEAMMSRRDGPNWVSKAFQSMKDKIFNLLENSIGGDTYQKSLECLVALRKGCILEQEPKQFNDFLRHLIKFCQELHLDSFCDILASNNVMLISKSEAPESDIPETETPVFPPKKEPKADDH from the exons ATGGCTCGAAATAAG GAAGGTCTGGTGCTGGTGATTGAAGTTGGTCCGTCGATGCATGGCGTGCTGCCGGAAGTTGAAAAAGTTTGTTGTCTGCTTGCGCAGAAGAAg CTGATTTATGGCAAGTATGATGAAGTGGGGGTTGTGGCATTTGGCACTACAG GTACTAAAAATGACTTGACAGTGGAAGTGGGCGGGTACGAGAATGTGACCGTTTTGAGGGATATTAAGGTTGTTGATGGAGATCTTGTGGATGTTCTACATCAACTTCCTCGAGGAGGTGCACCTGGAGATT TTCTTGATGCTGTTGTTGTTGGGATGGATATGATGATAAAGAAGTATAAGGAAACTAACAAGGGAAAGAAGCGTTTATGTCTCATAACGAATGCAGTTACTCCAACCAGAAACCCATACGAGGGAACCAAGGAGGATCAAGTAAAAACAGTTGCAGCACAGATGATGACACATGGCATGAAGATGGATTGTGTTGTTGTTAGAGCCCAAAAGGATTGGGATGTGGACAAGAAGATTGTGGAAGAGAATGATTTCCTTTTAGGTCTGCTTTCCAACAAATCTTCTTCAAAGGTGTATGTCGGGAATGCAACTTCCTTGTTAGGTGCACTAAGAACTCGTAATATATCGCCAGTGACTACATACAGGGGTGATTTTGAGCTGAGCTCTATAATGAAGATCAAG GTATGGGTCTACAAGAAAACATGTGAAGAGAAGTTTCCCACTTTGAAAAAGTATTCTGATAAAGCGCCTCCAACAGATAAATTTGCCTCACATGAAATTAAGGTTGATTACGAATACCGAAGTATTGAAGATCCTAAGAGAGTTGTTCCACCAGAACAAAGGATCAAAGGTTACAGCTACGGTCCTCAAGTAGTACCTATATCATCTGCTGAGTGGGATGCTGTGAAGTTCAAACCAGAGAAGGGTGTGAGACTTTTAGGCTTTACGGATGCTTCAAATATCATGAG ACATTATTATATGAAAGACGTAAACCTCCTCATTGCTGAACCTGGAAATATGAAGGCCGTTCTTGCAATTTCAGCATTAGCAAGagcaatgaaagaaatgaacAAAGTAGCTATAGTCCGCTGTGTGTGGAGACAGGGGCAGACGAATGTTGTTATAGGGGTTCTAACTCCTAATGTATCAGAGAAAGATAATGTC CCAGATTCATTTTACTTCAACGTACTTCCTTTTGCGGAGGATGTGAGAGAGTTCCAGTTTCCATCGTTTAGCAATCTCCCATCATCAATGCAGCCAAATAAACAGCAGCAAGAGGCTACAGATAAGTTGGTACAAATGCTCGATCTTGCTCCAGCTGGCAAAGAGGAAATTTTGCCACCCAATCTCACACCTAATCCTGTTCTTGAG CGCTTTTACCGCTCTCTTGAGTTGAAATCTAAGGACCCAAGTGCTAATGTCCCTCCGATTGATGAGACCCTCAGAAGGATAACGGAGCCTGATCCCGAACTTCTTCATCAAAACACAGCCGTGATTGAGGAATTCCGCAGGTCCTTTGAACTCAAAGAAAACCCAAAG CTGAAAAAATCATCCCGAAGAATAAGAGAAAAACCAACTGGATCGAGTGAAGAAGGAGAAGGAATTGCTGCTGCTGGCCAAGCAATGGATGCTACTGAGCACATGTCTACAGTCAAAGTCGAGAAACTAGGAGATTCAAATCCTGTTCAAGAATTTGAAGCCATGATGTCTCGTAGAGATGGTCCAAACTGGGTTAGTAAAGCTTTCCAGAGTATGAAGGATAAGATATTTAATCTATTAGAGAACTCCATTGGAGGAGACACGTATCAGAAAAGTCTCGAGTGCTTAGTTGCTCTCCGCAAAGGTTGCATTCTCGAGCAG GAACCAAAACAGTTCAATGATTTTTTGCGCCATCTCATCAAATTCTGCCAGGAGTTACACCTAGACAGCTTTTGTGATATTTTAGCATCAAACAATGTGATGCTAATAAGCAAGAGTGAAGCACCTGAGAG CGACATTCCAGAAACTGAAACGCCGGTCTTTCCACCAAAGAAGGAGCCAAAAGCTGATGATCATTGA
- the LOC131021104 gene encoding adenylate isopentenyltransferase 5, chloroplastic-like produces MHSCPTVKLPNHLNNETPITLRDSRKDKVVVVVGATGAGKSRLSIDLATRFNGEVINSDKIQVYKGLDVIANKVAADERRGVPHHLLGFVDPDDDFTADDFVRHASLAAASIASRGRLPIVAGGSLSFVKALALGRAGACEFHFLWVDVAMRVLRTVLSRRVDKMVELGLVEEARGFYAPGGDYGRGIRRAVGVPELDEFFRTEAEGVADDGSREELLAAAIDEIKANTHELAYRQVEKIMRLPEDLGVELLRLDATTVFEANNEDAAEEWKKVVLEPSTKALSRFL; encoded by the coding sequence ATGCACTCGTGCCCGACGGTGAAGTTACCGAATCACCTCAACAATGAAACCCCGATCACGCTCCGCGACAGCCGCAAGGataaggtggtggtggtggtcggcGCCACCGGCGCCGGAAAATCGCGGCTCTCCATCGACCTGGCCACCCGCTTCAACGGCGAGGTGATCAACTCCGACAAAATCCAGGTCTACAAGGGCCTCGACGTAATCGCCAACAAGGTCGCCGCCGACGAGCGCCGCGGTGTGCCCCACCACCTCCTCGGCTTCGTCGACCCCGACGACGACTTCACGGCCGACGACTTCGTCCGCCACGCCTCCCTCGCGGCGGCGAGCATCGCCAGCCGCGGCCGCCTCCCGATCGTGGCCGGCGGCTCACTCTCCTTCGTCAAGGCCCTCGCCCTCGGCCGCGCCGGCGCCTGCGAATTCCACTTCCTTTGGGTAGACGTGGCGATGCGCGTGCTGCGCACGGTGCTCTCGAGGAGGGTGGACAAGATGGTGGAGCTCGGGCTGGTGGAGGAGGCGCGTGGGTTCTACGCTCCCGGTGGGGACTACGGCCGCGGGATACGGCGGGCGGTGGGGGTGCCGGAGCTGGACGAGTTTTTTAGGACCGAGGCCGAGGGCGTCGCCGACGACGGAAGCCGGGAAGAGCTTCTTGCGGCGGCGATTGATGAGATCAAAGCAAACACTCACGAGTTAGCGTATCGTCAAGTTGAGAAGATTATGAGGCTGCCGGAGGATTTGGGGGTGGAGTTGCTCCGCCTCGACGCGACGACGGTGTTTGAGGCCAACAATGAGGATGCGGCGGAGGAGTGGAAGAAAGTGGTGTTGGAGCCGAGCACGAAGGCTTTGAGTCGTTTTCTTTGA